The window TCGCAGCCCGTTGAGTTCTTCAACAGGCTGCTAGGCCGCTTCCAGCCACGTCTTGGCTTCGGCCGCCTTGGTGTGGTCGAAGTACTTGATCGTGGCCGTGGTGAACGGCTTGCAAAAAGCGGCCATCCCGGCTTCCCATTTCGTTTCGCCCACGACCGCCAGGCGTTCGATGTCGCGAAAATGCTTGGCGTCGAACTTGATGTCTTCCCACAGTGCGGACGCTTCCCAGCCGTG is drawn from Pirellulales bacterium and contains these coding sequences:
- a CDS encoding STAS/SEC14 domain-containing protein, which gives rise to MAVEVREEGAGKNLVVRASGKLSKQDYERFVPEIERLIKAHGKIRILLELHDFHGWEASALWEDIKFDAKHFRDIERLAVVGETKWEAGMAAFCKPFTTATIKYFDHTKAAEAKTWLEAA